A genomic window from Planococcus rifietoensis includes:
- a CDS encoding aminopeptidase, whose protein sequence is MSFQDKLAQYAELTVRVGVNIQPGQELLIATTTDTVEFTRLVVEKAYEAGAKQVHVAFSDPSVIRTHYELAPDAAFHEFPDWVVKQRDAIIDHKGAFLWIDAEDPDLLTGIPAKRLSDAQKSAGKALERYRQAVGSDKIAWSIVAIPSEKWAQKVFPDEQDRMAALWQAIFQTVRIGDGDAVALWQEHIANLERRAAALNERRYRKLHYRAPGTDLTIGLPDGHIWMSGASRTPDQVPFIANMPTEEVYTVPAKLEVEGTVRNTKPLVYQGNIIDGFTLRFENGRITQARAEIGQELLDELLLADEGAAYLGEVALVPVESPISASGILFYNTLFDENASNHLAIGDSYPTCLEGGKDLERDQLKDYGLNTSIVHEDFMIGSSEMDIDGITEDGKTEAIFRKGNWAF, encoded by the coding sequence GGAATTGACTGTCCGTGTCGGCGTCAACATCCAGCCGGGGCAGGAGCTATTGATTGCGACGACGACGGATACCGTGGAATTCACGCGTTTGGTCGTTGAAAAAGCCTACGAAGCCGGGGCTAAGCAAGTCCATGTCGCGTTTTCGGACCCGTCAGTTATACGGACGCATTACGAATTGGCACCGGACGCCGCGTTTCATGAATTTCCGGATTGGGTCGTCAAACAGCGCGACGCTATCATCGACCATAAAGGCGCATTCTTGTGGATCGATGCGGAAGACCCGGATTTGCTTACAGGTATTCCGGCAAAACGCCTAAGCGATGCTCAAAAATCCGCTGGAAAGGCATTGGAACGCTATCGCCAGGCTGTCGGATCCGATAAGATCGCTTGGTCGATCGTTGCGATCCCCTCTGAAAAATGGGCGCAAAAAGTGTTCCCGGACGAACAGGATCGAATGGCCGCTCTGTGGCAAGCGATTTTCCAGACCGTGCGCATCGGAGACGGTGACGCAGTCGCATTGTGGCAGGAGCATATCGCCAACTTGGAACGGCGGGCGGCCGCATTGAACGAACGGCGCTACCGGAAATTGCATTACCGTGCGCCAGGAACCGATTTGACGATCGGTTTGCCAGATGGCCATATTTGGATGAGCGGCGCTTCCCGCACGCCGGACCAAGTGCCGTTCATCGCCAATATGCCGACTGAAGAAGTATATACCGTGCCGGCCAAACTGGAAGTCGAAGGCACCGTGCGCAATACGAAGCCGCTCGTTTACCAAGGCAATATCATCGATGGCTTCACGTTGCGCTTCGAAAACGGCCGTATCACACAAGCGCGAGCGGAAATCGGCCAGGAACTATTGGATGAATTGCTTTTAGCCGACGAAGGCGCAGCATATCTTGGGGAAGTAGCACTTGTGCCGGTTGAATCGCCGATTTCGGCTTCCGGCATTTTGTTCTACAATACCCTATTCGATGAAAATGCATCGAATCATTTGGCAATCGGCGATTCCTACCCGACTTGCCTCGAAGGCGGAAAAGACTTGGAACGCGATCAATTAAAGGATTACGGATTGAATACATCGATCGTCCATGAAGATTTCATGATCGGTTCGAGCGAGATGGACATCGACGGCATTACAGAAGACGGCAAGACCGAAGCGATTTTCCGAAAAGGAAATTGGGCATTCTAA
- the map gene encoding type I methionyl aminopeptidase translates to MIATNEKDIEGLKKAGQMVAEIRETMKAAVKPGITTKELDELGGRLFKEWGGVSAPKSEYDFPGYTCISVNEEVAHGIPGKRVINDGDIVNIDVSGSYGEYFADTGISFVVGEGHEAKEKLCQAAESAFERAMMKVKAGAKLNQIGKAVEREAKDQGLFVIKNLTGHGVGKSLHEAPQYILNYYDAWETTILKEGMVLAVEPFISQKAEHIIESGDGWTFITPDQSLVAQIEHTVLVTKGEPILLTKLEK, encoded by the coding sequence ATGATAGCGACTAATGAAAAAGATATTGAAGGTTTGAAAAAAGCCGGACAAATGGTGGCAGAAATCCGCGAAACGATGAAAGCAGCCGTGAAGCCGGGCATTACGACGAAAGAACTCGATGAACTGGGCGGCCGCCTGTTCAAAGAATGGGGCGGCGTTTCTGCCCCGAAATCGGAATATGATTTCCCGGGCTATACATGCATCAGCGTTAACGAAGAAGTGGCGCACGGAATTCCTGGTAAGCGTGTCATCAACGATGGCGACATCGTCAATATTGATGTGTCTGGATCATACGGGGAGTATTTCGCGGATACGGGCATTTCATTCGTGGTCGGAGAAGGGCACGAAGCGAAAGAAAAACTTTGCCAAGCGGCAGAATCCGCATTCGAACGTGCCATGATGAAAGTGAAAGCCGGCGCCAAACTGAATCAGATCGGCAAGGCAGTCGAACGCGAAGCGAAAGACCAAGGCTTGTTCGTCATCAAGAACCTGACAGGTCATGGCGTTGGAAAATCGCTTCACGAGGCGCCGCAATATATCCTTAATTATTACGATGCGTGGGAAACGACGATCTTGAAAGAAGGCATGGTGCTTGCAGTCGAACCGTTTATTTCCCAAAAGGCTGAGCATATCATCGAATCAGGGGACGGCTGGACCTTTATCACACCGGACCAATCGCTCGTCGCACAGATCGAACATACCGTACTCGTCACAAAAGGCGAACCGATTTTGTTGACGAAACTCGAAAAATAA
- the thiT gene encoding energy-coupled thiamine transporter ThiT, producing the protein MRNKRVLLMVEIAIFAALGFVLDFIAFRMPQGGSVSLVMIPIVLMAFRRGIGAGVITGLLVGLLQIVTGFISVAPLSFGFVVMQVILDYLLAYGVVGLAGMMRGRYLEAVRARKTGKVIAMVALGVLIGSFLRYVIHVITGILFFGMFAEGNVFVYSAVYNATYMIPVAIVAAIVCSLLFITAPRLTQPDS; encoded by the coding sequence ATGAGGAATAAACGTGTATTGTTAATGGTCGAAATTGCGATTTTTGCAGCTCTCGGCTTTGTATTGGATTTTATCGCCTTTCGCATGCCGCAAGGGGGATCGGTCAGCCTGGTCATGATCCCGATCGTGCTGATGGCATTCCGCAGGGGCATCGGAGCGGGTGTCATCACGGGCCTTTTAGTCGGCTTGCTGCAAATTGTCACGGGCTTTATCTCGGTAGCGCCGCTGTCGTTCGGCTTTGTGGTCATGCAAGTCATTTTGGATTATTTGCTGGCATATGGCGTCGTCGGTTTGGCCGGTATGATGCGCGGCCGTTACTTGGAAGCCGTGCGTGCGAGAAAGACCGGAAAAGTCATTGCCATGGTCGCACTTGGCGTATTGATTGGGTCATTTCTCCGTTATGTGATCCACGTCATTACGGGGATCCTATTCTTCGGCATGTTTGCGGAAGGCAATGTCTTCGTCTATTCAGCAGTCTATAACGCTACTTATATGATTCCCGTTGCGATCGTCGCAGCGATTGTTTGCTCTTTGTTGTTCATTACAGCGCCGCGTTTGACGCAGCCGGATTCATGA
- a CDS encoding SGNH/GDSL hydrolase family protein gives MKKTMIAMAAGMMLVAAGNPASAEPQIPAAYVAIGDSLAAGQTPNRSIDSGYTDLIAQELTRNQPLAFYSKDLAFPGFTTGDVLESIESDEAKELLGQANIITVSAGANDLLRLVQANAAEGALSFEEIQADYALNAARENVETILSELEELAPTADIYIMGYYFAYPHARDSQKQGTAGQLEQLNDILKQEAEQAGATFVDVADRFGEDAVELVPNSGDVHPNVDGYQEMANAFFEQYGEGFKVEDAELPEPAPVTFEEIQQMQEQEEPSGEADEEEADSEDVSSDDSATKPSEGKDLDYLAIRQALPLI, from the coding sequence ATGAAAAAGACGATGATTGCAATGGCGGCGGGAATGATGCTAGTGGCAGCAGGGAACCCGGCGTCTGCGGAGCCGCAAATTCCTGCCGCTTATGTGGCGATCGGCGATTCACTGGCGGCAGGCCAGACGCCGAACCGGTCAATCGACAGCGGTTATACAGATTTGATTGCGCAGGAATTGACGCGCAACCAGCCGCTGGCGTTCTATTCAAAAGACTTGGCGTTTCCTGGATTCACCACAGGAGATGTCCTGGAAAGCATCGAGTCGGATGAAGCAAAAGAGCTGCTGGGCCAGGCGAACATCATCACGGTGTCTGCCGGAGCGAATGATTTGCTGCGCCTCGTGCAAGCGAATGCCGCTGAAGGGGCGTTGAGCTTTGAAGAGATCCAAGCGGATTACGCGCTGAATGCGGCGCGTGAAAACGTCGAAACAATTCTTTCTGAACTGGAGGAGCTTGCGCCGACAGCGGATATCTATATAATGGGCTATTATTTTGCATACCCGCATGCCCGTGACAGCCAAAAACAAGGCACGGCTGGGCAATTGGAACAATTAAACGACATCCTCAAGCAGGAAGCAGAACAGGCGGGCGCGACATTTGTCGATGTAGCCGACCGTTTCGGTGAGGATGCCGTGGAACTCGTCCCGAATTCCGGAGACGTCCATCCGAACGTAGATGGCTATCAGGAGATGGCGAATGCATTCTTCGAGCAATACGGCGAAGGGTTTAAAGTGGAAGATGCAGAACTTCCGGAACCGGCGCCTGTAACGTTCGAAGAAATCCAGCAAATGCAAGAACAGGAAGAGCCGTCAGGTGAAGCGGATGAAGAAGAAGCCGATTCGGAAGATGTTTCTAGTGACGATTCTGCCACCAAGCCTTCTGAAGGCAAGGATCTGGATTATTTAGCGATTCGCCAGGCATTGCCGCTCATTTAA
- a CDS encoding M20 family metallopeptidase, whose protein sequence is MIDLLKDLIKIESDTKEGANEALMFCSAWLKAKGEEVEVHDNDGYLMLTAVKGQGAEKIIWNGHVDVVPGHKEQFSPIEEGDKLYGRGSADMKAGVAAMMQAFVELDASALPREVHLHIVTDEEIGGRNTSKWLVDQGHYGDFVICGEPTHLKIGLQSKGILRMDLTFKGKPAHGSRPWEGINAIESAMKFHAGMNDLPFRKESTEYYEQPSVNLPIINAGDRYNVVPEICKMSYDIRFMPGQDKDEIVRQMEQLANTLGVDMEYKASGSTPALTTTDDHPYIQTLMKAVESTLSEQPVLFGQHGAADTRYYAEKIGGQGAIEFGPSGDDWHGNAEYVSISSVHSYKDILIAHAIAPTEV, encoded by the coding sequence ATGATTGATTTATTGAAGGATTTGATCAAAATCGAAAGCGATACGAAAGAAGGAGCGAACGAAGCGCTGATGTTCTGCTCTGCCTGGCTAAAGGCGAAAGGCGAAGAAGTCGAAGTACACGATAACGACGGCTACCTCATGCTGACAGCAGTTAAAGGGCAAGGCGCCGAAAAGATCATCTGGAACGGCCATGTCGACGTCGTGCCCGGGCATAAAGAGCAATTTTCCCCAATCGAAGAAGGCGATAAACTATATGGCCGCGGGTCGGCAGACATGAAAGCCGGGGTTGCTGCGATGATGCAGGCATTTGTCGAACTCGACGCTTCTGCATTGCCGCGTGAAGTGCATTTGCACATTGTCACCGATGAAGAGATTGGCGGACGCAATACTTCGAAATGGCTCGTCGACCAAGGCCATTACGGCGACTTCGTCATTTGCGGTGAACCGACCCATTTGAAGATCGGCTTGCAATCGAAAGGCATCCTGAGAATGGATTTGACATTCAAAGGCAAACCGGCTCACGGATCGCGCCCATGGGAAGGCATTAACGCCATCGAATCGGCGATGAAATTCCATGCCGGCATGAACGATTTGCCGTTCCGCAAAGAATCGACGGAATACTATGAGCAGCCTTCCGTCAACTTGCCGATCATCAATGCAGGCGATCGTTATAATGTCGTGCCTGAAATCTGCAAGATGTCCTACGATATCCGCTTCATGCCGGGACAGGACAAGGATGAGATCGTCCGCCAAATGGAACAGCTGGCCAACACGCTCGGTGTCGATATGGAATACAAAGCGAGCGGCTCGACCCCTGCCTTGACGACGACGGACGACCATCCGTATATCCAGACCTTGATGAAGGCCGTCGAATCGACGCTTTCGGAACAGCCGGTGCTGTTCGGCCAGCACGGTGCTGCCGATACCCGTTATTACGCCGAGAAAATCGGCGGGCAAGGCGCCATCGAGTTCGGGCCGAGTGGAGACGACTGGCATGGCAATGCGGAATACGTCTCGATTTCAAGCGTCCATTCCTATAAGGATATTCTGATCGCACACGCCATCGCCCCGACAGAGGTTTAA